A region from the Pseudonocardia petroleophila genome encodes:
- a CDS encoding 3-oxoacyl-ACP synthase III, whose protein sequence is MTGNAVFRFTDTVILSVCGVDAPQIVTSDSFDERLAETFERVGLRPGLLQGLAGITERRWWPADVSYSDAAAMAGAKALAEAGVDSARVGLLIDTSVARAHLEPAAAVAVHHALGLPTDCINFDLANACLGFVNGMQLAATMIDAGRIDYALVVDGEGTRHTHEVTLDRLARPGTTREDVLSQFATLTLGSGAAAMVLGRADRHPDGHRFLGGVHRSATEHHELCIGDMESMRTDAKGLLDAGVALGTALWAGTRDDYDWADMDCYVAHQVSRVHTRAMCHALDLPVDRVPLTYPTRGNMGPAGVPFTLAAQADRLDPGDRVLLLGVGSGLNACFAEVVW, encoded by the coding sequence ATGACCGGGAACGCCGTGTTCCGCTTCACCGACACCGTGATCCTCTCCGTCTGCGGGGTCGACGCCCCGCAGATCGTCACCTCCGACTCGTTCGACGAGCGGCTGGCCGAGACCTTCGAGCGGGTCGGGCTGCGGCCCGGCCTGCTGCAGGGCCTGGCCGGCATCACCGAGCGGCGGTGGTGGCCCGCCGACGTCAGCTACTCCGACGCCGCGGCGATGGCCGGGGCGAAGGCGCTGGCCGAGGCCGGCGTCGACTCGGCCCGCGTCGGGCTGCTCATCGACACCTCCGTCGCCCGCGCGCACCTCGAACCGGCCGCGGCCGTCGCGGTGCACCACGCGCTGGGCCTGCCCACCGACTGCATCAACTTCGACCTCGCGAACGCCTGCCTCGGCTTCGTCAACGGGATGCAGCTCGCCGCCACCATGATCGACGCCGGTCGGATCGACTACGCGCTCGTCGTCGACGGGGAGGGCACCCGCCACACCCACGAGGTGACCCTGGACCGCCTCGCCCGTCCCGGGACCACCCGCGAGGACGTGCTCTCCCAGTTCGCCACGCTGACGCTGGGCTCCGGTGCGGCGGCGATGGTGCTCGGCCGCGCCGACCGGCACCCGGACGGGCACCGCTTCCTCGGGGGCGTGCACCGCTCGGCGACCGAGCACCACGAGCTGTGCATCGGCGACATGGAGTCCATGCGCACCGACGCGAAGGGCCTGCTGGACGCGGGCGTCGCCCTCGGCACCGCGCTGTGGGCCGGTACGCGCGACGATTACGACTGGGCCGACATGGACTGCTACGTCGCGCACCAGGTGTCGCGGGTGCACACCCGGGCCATGTGCCACGCGCTGGACCTGCCCGTCGACCGCGTCCCGCTGACGTACCCGACGCGCGGGAACATGGGCCCGGCCGGTGTGCCGTTCACCCTGGCCGCGCAGGCCGACCGCCTCGACCCGGGCGACCGGGTGCTGCTGCTCGGGGTCGGGTCCGGGCTCAACGCCTGCTTCGCCGAGGTGGTCTGGTGA
- a CDS encoding PP2C family protein-serine/threonine phosphatase has translation MATSEHVVWARLLARLVDAGHLLVADQLAATLDAEIAELGLTADLLVVDASQLVLTSLRTVGNEQIDLVNSLGGRAYQLGEILAGTADDGTPVLWVPVLDGTDRIGVMRVGLGDPAGCGHVDDAELRGRLWIVASLMGHIVATKTVYSDRLRRWRSNGPISAPSELLWQLLPPRTFATDRLVVSAVLEPHDRVAGDAFDYNVDGELVDLAVFDAVGHDLQASITTALAITAVRNARRAGVEDLVAIAAHADGLIGGRPGPPQFATAILARLDVGTGQLTILNAGHPPPLLVRGGRVVKELGPPPRTPLGVRTPAGTDQPVTTEQLEPGDRLLFYSDGVVEARDRHGAFFGEERLVEMTEHAAASGLSAPETLRRLAAAVLEHQGGLLQDDATLLLAEWSADAYRRMYPGDVLR, from the coding sequence ATGGCGACGAGCGAGCACGTGGTGTGGGCCCGGCTCCTGGCGCGCCTCGTCGACGCCGGGCACCTGCTCGTCGCCGACCAGCTCGCCGCGACCCTCGACGCCGAGATCGCCGAGCTGGGCCTCACCGCCGACCTGCTGGTCGTCGACGCGTCCCAGCTCGTCCTGACGTCCCTGCGCACCGTGGGCAACGAGCAGATCGACCTGGTGAACTCCCTCGGCGGGCGCGCCTACCAGCTCGGCGAGATCCTGGCCGGGACCGCCGACGACGGCACGCCCGTGCTGTGGGTGCCGGTGCTCGACGGCACCGACCGGATCGGCGTGATGCGGGTCGGGCTGGGGGACCCTGCCGGCTGCGGGCACGTCGACGACGCCGAGCTGCGGGGCAGGCTGTGGATCGTCGCCAGCCTGATGGGTCACATCGTGGCGACGAAGACCGTCTACAGCGACCGGCTGCGGCGCTGGCGCAGCAACGGCCCGATCTCCGCGCCGTCGGAGCTGCTCTGGCAGCTGCTCCCGCCGCGCACGTTCGCGACCGACCGCCTCGTCGTCTCGGCCGTGCTGGAGCCCCACGACCGGGTCGCGGGGGACGCGTTCGACTACAACGTCGACGGCGAGCTGGTCGACCTGGCCGTGTTCGACGCCGTCGGGCACGACCTGCAGGCCAGCATCACCACGGCCCTGGCCATCACCGCCGTCCGCAACGCGCGCCGCGCCGGGGTGGAGGACCTGGTCGCGATCGCCGCGCACGCCGACGGCCTCATCGGCGGCCGGCCCGGCCCGCCGCAGTTCGCGACGGCGATCCTGGCCCGGCTCGACGTCGGCACCGGGCAGCTGACGATCCTCAACGCCGGGCACCCGCCGCCGCTGCTCGTCCGCGGCGGCCGGGTCGTCAAGGAGCTCGGGCCGCCGCCGCGGACCCCGCTGGGGGTGCGGACCCCGGCCGGGACCGACCAGCCGGTGACGACCGAGCAGCTCGAACCGGGCGACCGGCTGCTGTTCTACAGCGACGGCGTCGTCGAGGCCCGTGACCGGCACGGCGCGTTCTTCGGCGAGGAGCGCCTCGTCGAGATGACCGAGCACGCGGCGGCGTCCGGCCTGTCGGCCCCGGAGACGCTGCGCCGCCTGGCCGCCGCGGTGCTGGAGCACCAGGGCGGGCTGCTGCAGGACGACGCCACCCTGCTGCTCGCGGAGTGGTCGGCCGACGCCTACCGGCGCATGTACCCCGGCGACGTCCTGCGCTGA
- a CDS encoding alpha/beta fold hydrolase encodes MPGLAGADLDGVFSAFESFADDGARSAFLQTARGALTWTGQRLTGTERLDLLSDTPVLLVAGSRDPVIPVAHTVDAHRALPRSRLEIFEGAGHFPHLDDPQRFARVLVDFLTRTTGARTDLDALRRRLRASGGPGPQRRTSPGYMRR; translated from the coding sequence GTGCCGGGCCTGGCCGGGGCCGATCTGGACGGGGTGTTCAGCGCCTTCGAGTCCTTCGCCGACGACGGGGCGCGCAGCGCCTTCCTGCAGACCGCGCGCGGCGCGCTGACCTGGACGGGTCAGCGCCTGACCGGCACCGAGCGGTTGGACCTGCTCTCCGACACGCCGGTGCTGCTCGTCGCCGGGTCGCGCGACCCGGTGATCCCGGTGGCCCACACCGTCGACGCGCACCGGGCCCTCCCGCGCAGCCGGCTCGAGATCTTCGAGGGCGCGGGGCACTTCCCCCACCTCGACGACCCGCAGCGCTTCGCCCGGGTGCTCGTCGACTTCCTCACCCGGACCACCGGCGCCCGCACCGACCTCGACGCGCTGCGCCGCAGGCTCCGCGCGTCGGGCGGGCCCGGGCCTCAGCGCAGGACGTCGCCGGGGTACATGCGCCGGTAG
- a CDS encoding mycothione reductase translates to MTTVHHQLVVVGTGSGNTVIDDSFADLDVAIVEREERFGGTCLNVGCIPTKMLAYTAEVVDTVERSGEFGVDADLGGMRWTDVRDRVLGRVDPLAREGRDGRRDTSWITVHTGHARFTGPRTLDVDGTTVTADRIVLATGSRPLVPPPVAESGLPYETSDTIMRRDRVPARLAVLGGGYIAAELAHVFAAAGSEIVVIEQGPTLLGPQDETVAAEFTALAGKRYELHLGRELTGVSGEPGALRLTLDDGSTVEADTLLVAVGRIPNGDLMDLAEGGVEVDEKGLVLVDEHQRTTAEGVWALGDVCSPVPLKHVANREADVVRHNLLHPDDLRSADHDTVPSAVFTDPQIAQVGATEQELREAGTPYRVGTTRFGDTAYGWAMEDDTGFCKVLTDPDTGAVLGAHVMGPQAPTLIQPLVLAVTLGIPARTLVDRPYWIHPALTEVVQQALIAAT, encoded by the coding sequence ATGACGACCGTCCACCACCAGCTCGTCGTCGTCGGCACCGGCTCGGGCAACACCGTGATCGACGACTCCTTCGCCGACCTCGACGTCGCGATCGTCGAGCGCGAGGAGCGCTTCGGCGGCACCTGCCTCAACGTCGGGTGCATCCCGACGAAGATGCTCGCCTACACCGCCGAGGTGGTCGACACCGTGGAGCGCTCCGGCGAGTTCGGCGTCGACGCCGACCTGGGCGGGATGCGCTGGACCGATGTCCGCGACCGCGTACTCGGGCGGGTCGACCCCCTCGCGCGGGAGGGCCGCGACGGCCGCCGCGACACCTCGTGGATCACGGTGCACACCGGCCACGCCCGGTTCACCGGCCCGCGGACCCTCGACGTCGACGGCACGACGGTCACCGCCGACCGGATCGTCCTCGCCACCGGCAGCAGGCCGCTGGTCCCGCCGCCCGTCGCCGAGTCCGGGCTGCCCTACGAGACCTCCGACACGATCATGCGCCGGGACCGGGTCCCGGCCCGGCTCGCGGTGCTGGGCGGCGGCTACATCGCCGCCGAGCTCGCGCACGTCTTCGCGGCCGCCGGGTCCGAGATCGTCGTCATCGAGCAGGGCCCGACCCTGCTCGGCCCGCAGGACGAGACCGTCGCCGCGGAGTTCACCGCGCTCGCCGGCAAGCGCTACGAGCTGCACCTGGGCCGGGAGCTGACCGGGGTGTCGGGCGAGCCCGGGGCACTGCGGCTGACGCTGGACGACGGATCGACCGTCGAGGCCGACACCCTCCTCGTCGCCGTCGGCCGGATCCCCAACGGCGACCTCATGGACCTCGCCGAGGGCGGCGTCGAGGTCGACGAGAAGGGACTCGTGCTCGTCGACGAGCACCAGCGCACCACCGCCGAGGGCGTGTGGGCGCTCGGCGACGTCTGCTCGCCGGTCCCGCTCAAGCACGTCGCCAACCGGGAGGCCGACGTCGTGCGGCACAACCTGCTCCACCCCGACGACCTGCGGTCCGCCGACCACGACACCGTCCCGTCCGCGGTGTTCACCGACCCGCAGATCGCCCAGGTCGGGGCCACCGAGCAGGAGCTGCGCGAGGCCGGCACGCCGTACCGGGTCGGGACCACGCGGTTCGGCGACACCGCCTACGGCTGGGCGATGGAGGATGACACCGGGTTCTGCAAGGTGCTCACCGACCCCGACACCGGCGCGGTGCTCGGCGCGCACGTCATGGGCCCGCAGGCCCCCACCCTCATCCAGCCCCTGGTCCTCGCCGTCACCCTCGGCATCCCCGCCCGCACGCTCGTCGACCGGCCGTACTGGATCCACCCGGCGCTCACCGAGGTCGTCCAGCAGGCGCTCATCGCGGCCACCTGA
- a CDS encoding VOC family protein has protein sequence MTATLGPAAVRPAPARTAPADRDARVPRAGVTDMARSLDFYLRLGCDVVRAADGWVLLRCHAVTFVLVQAGRRAPSAGPAAEDPWIRLGARDVRALRRRLLGEGVPVPPACTPTGRIVVRDPDGRPVAVERLP, from the coding sequence ATGACCGCGACCCTCGGCCCCGCAGCGGTCCGTCCCGCTCCCGCCCGGACCGCCCCGGCCGACCGGGACGCCCGCGTGCCGCGGGCGGGCGTGACGGACATGGCCCGCTCCCTGGACTTCTACCTCCGCCTGGGGTGCGACGTCGTGCGGGCGGCCGACGGGTGGGTCCTGCTGCGCTGCCACGCCGTCACGTTCGTGCTGGTCCAGGCCGGGCGGCGGGCGCCGTCCGCCGGGCCCGCGGCGGAGGACCCGTGGATCCGCCTCGGTGCCCGGGACGTGCGGGCACTGCGCCGCCGCCTGCTCGGCGAGGGCGTGCCCGTCCCGCCGGCGTGCACCCCGACCGGCCGGATCGTCGTCCGCGACCCCGACGGGCGGCCCGTCGCGGTCGAGCGGCTGCCCTGA
- a CDS encoding SDR family NAD(P)-dependent oxidoreductase: MAAVLRGLEGKNVLITGAAKGQGFSHAMAFADAGADIAALDITEPIADIYPLATAAMLDATVAAIEELDRRVIPLPCDIRDESQVESSVAKALDFFDGRIDVIVCNAGVAALDSIQGMRTHVLDAVFDTIVKGHMHLAKYVVPNMIERRSGKIVNISSGVTGSGHAQLSHYVAAKHAIQGLTSAWAFELAEFDINVNCVAPATIRPGEGQGSGMVLGLAGEVGMTADDAYEMFSAAGNMPGPKWRTEMQNITDAVLFLASDNADQITGHVLRVDAGQGAR; this comes from the coding sequence ATGGCCGCCGTACTCCGCGGGCTCGAGGGCAAGAACGTCCTGATCACCGGGGCGGCGAAGGGGCAGGGCTTCAGCCACGCCATGGCCTTCGCCGACGCCGGGGCCGACATCGCCGCCCTCGACATCACCGAACCCATCGCCGACATCTACCCGCTGGCCACGGCCGCGATGCTGGACGCCACCGTCGCGGCCATCGAGGAGCTGGACCGGCGCGTCATCCCGCTGCCGTGCGACATCCGGGACGAGAGCCAGGTGGAGTCCTCGGTCGCGAAGGCGCTGGACTTCTTCGACGGCCGCATCGACGTGATCGTCTGCAACGCGGGCGTCGCGGCGCTGGACTCCATCCAGGGCATGCGCACCCACGTGCTGGACGCGGTGTTCGACACGATCGTCAAGGGCCACATGCACCTGGCCAAGTACGTGGTGCCGAACATGATCGAGCGGCGCTCCGGCAAGATCGTCAACATCTCCTCCGGCGTGACGGGGTCGGGACACGCCCAGCTCTCGCACTACGTCGCCGCCAAGCACGCCATCCAGGGCCTGACCTCGGCGTGGGCGTTCGAGCTCGCGGAGTTCGACATCAACGTCAACTGCGTCGCGCCGGCCACGATCCGCCCCGGCGAGGGCCAGGGGTCCGGGATGGTGCTGGGGCTGGCCGGCGAGGTCGGCATGACCGCCGACGACGCCTACGAGATGTTCTCCGCCGCCGGCAACATGCCGGGCCCCAAGTGGCGCACGGAGATGCAGAACATCACCGACGCCGTGCTGTTCCTCGCCTCCGACAACGCCGACCAGATCACCGGCCACGTCCTGCGCGTCGACGCGGGGCAGGGCGCCCGCTGA
- a CDS encoding (2Fe-2S)-binding protein, with translation MSHHKVRITVNGTAGEDEVEARQLLVHYLRETRALTGTHVGCDTSNCGACTVLLDGRTVKSCTVLTVAADGGDVLTIEGLDEQGEMSPVQQGFQACHGLQCGYCTPGMVLSATGLLLEQPDPDDDAIRTGIEGNLCRCTGYDMIVDSVRWAAAHGGAGTAATAHAAHAEGKH, from the coding sequence ATGTCCCACCACAAGGTCCGGATCACCGTCAACGGCACCGCGGGCGAGGACGAGGTCGAGGCCCGCCAGCTCCTCGTGCACTACCTGCGGGAGACCCGCGCGCTGACCGGCACCCACGTCGGCTGCGACACCTCCAACTGCGGGGCGTGCACCGTGCTGCTGGACGGGCGGACGGTCAAGTCCTGCACCGTGCTCACCGTCGCCGCCGACGGCGGCGACGTGCTCACCATCGAGGGGCTCGACGAGCAGGGCGAGATGTCGCCGGTGCAGCAGGGCTTCCAGGCCTGCCACGGGCTGCAGTGCGGGTACTGCACGCCGGGGATGGTCCTGTCGGCCACCGGGCTGCTGCTGGAGCAGCCCGACCCCGACGACGACGCCATCCGCACGGGCATCGAGGGCAACCTCTGCCGCTGCACGGGCTACGACATGATCGTCGACTCCGTCCGCTGGGCGGCCGCCCACGGCGGGGCCGGCACCGCCGCCACCGCACACGCCGCACACGCCGAGGGGAAGCACTGA
- a CDS encoding xanthine dehydrogenase family protein molybdopterin-binding subunit translates to MGSMVGASVVRKEDPALLTGRGTFVDDIRLPGTVHMVFVRSYLAHARILSVDTDAAQRLPGVLGVWTHADLDGLPATRSVPGMERPCLAKDKVHFVGEPVAVVVATDRYLAADAAEAVVVEYEELPVMASVAAATAEGATPIIDGLPSNVVLEQQLSATDAEAELAAAPHRLAIALVNQRCAAVPMEPTVCLADWQSSGLTIWATSQTPHHMRNEIAQMFGLSQQEVRFVAPDVGGGFGAKASFYPEFLLTAELSRRLRRPVKYVETRSENMTSMVHGRAQQHDVEVGFDDEGHLLALRVRITQDCGGWPDSTGIGLPTLTSFMSGGCYRIPTIAPSFRSVVTNTTPVGSYRGAGRPEASYMIERVVDRVAAELGIDPLEVRRRNFVQPGEMPYATQFEGIVYDEADFPGALDKLLEHVDYAALRAEQAQRRADPTAPLLGIGFSTFVEMGGFGPTPLFEQFGYVGGWESANVRLNVDGSAVIKVGTSPHGQGHQTAFAQIVADRLSVPFERITLVHGDTATVQEGIGTMGSRGVPVGGSAVFKAATKVRDKAIRIAAHMLEADESDIELADGRFSVRGAPDQGVDMAEVAVRAFKPHLLPDGFDLGLDETAHHEPSNLSYPSGAHCCVVEIDRDTGKVLIRRYVAVDDCGVVINPLMAKGQIHGGVAQGIAQALIEEVTFAENGQPGTGTLVDYTLPSAKDLPRYETDHLVTPTSFNPLGAKGLGESGATAAPQAVVNAVVDAMAHLGVRSIDMPCTPQKVWRVLQAATRNGS, encoded by the coding sequence ATGGGATCGATGGTCGGCGCATCGGTGGTCCGCAAGGAGGACCCCGCACTGCTCACCGGACGCGGCACGTTCGTCGACGACATCCGGCTCCCGGGCACCGTGCACATGGTGTTCGTGCGCAGCTACCTCGCCCACGCGCGGATCCTGTCGGTCGACACCGACGCGGCGCAGCGGCTCCCCGGCGTGCTCGGGGTGTGGACGCACGCCGACCTCGACGGACTGCCCGCCACGCGCTCCGTCCCCGGCATGGAGCGCCCCTGCCTGGCGAAGGACAAGGTCCACTTCGTGGGCGAGCCGGTGGCCGTCGTCGTGGCCACCGACCGCTACCTCGCCGCCGACGCCGCCGAGGCCGTCGTCGTGGAGTACGAGGAGCTGCCGGTCATGGCCTCGGTCGCCGCGGCCACGGCCGAGGGCGCGACGCCGATCATCGACGGGCTGCCGTCGAACGTGGTGCTGGAGCAGCAGCTCTCCGCCACCGACGCGGAGGCCGAGCTCGCCGCGGCCCCGCACCGGCTGGCGATCGCGCTGGTCAACCAGCGCTGTGCCGCGGTGCCGATGGAGCCGACGGTCTGCCTCGCCGACTGGCAGTCCTCCGGCCTGACGATCTGGGCCACCAGCCAGACCCCGCACCACATGCGCAACGAGATCGCGCAGATGTTCGGCCTGTCCCAGCAGGAGGTGCGGTTCGTCGCGCCCGACGTCGGCGGCGGGTTCGGCGCGAAGGCGTCGTTCTACCCGGAGTTCCTGCTCACCGCGGAGCTCTCGCGGCGGCTGCGGCGCCCCGTCAAGTACGTGGAGACGCGCAGCGAGAACATGACCTCGATGGTCCACGGGCGGGCCCAGCAGCACGACGTCGAGGTCGGCTTCGACGACGAGGGCCACCTGCTCGCGCTGCGCGTCCGGATCACCCAGGACTGCGGCGGCTGGCCCGACTCCACCGGCATCGGCCTGCCCACGCTGACCTCGTTCATGTCGGGCGGCTGCTACCGGATCCCGACGATCGCGCCGAGCTTCCGCTCGGTCGTCACCAACACGACGCCGGTCGGCTCCTACCGCGGCGCCGGGCGCCCCGAGGCGTCGTACATGATCGAGCGGGTCGTCGACCGCGTCGCCGCCGAGCTGGGCATCGACCCCCTCGAGGTCCGGCGCCGCAACTTCGTGCAGCCCGGCGAGATGCCCTACGCCACGCAGTTCGAGGGCATCGTCTACGACGAGGCCGACTTCCCCGGCGCGCTCGACAAGCTCCTCGAGCACGTCGACTACGCGGCCCTGCGCGCGGAGCAGGCGCAGCGCCGCGCGGACCCCACCGCTCCCCTGCTGGGCATCGGGTTCTCGACGTTCGTCGAGATGGGCGGGTTCGGCCCGACGCCGCTGTTCGAGCAGTTCGGCTACGTCGGCGGCTGGGAGTCGGCCAACGTCCGCCTCAACGTCGACGGCTCCGCGGTGATCAAGGTCGGCACCAGCCCGCACGGGCAGGGCCACCAGACCGCGTTCGCGCAGATCGTCGCCGACCGGCTGTCGGTGCCGTTCGAGCGGATCACGCTGGTCCACGGCGACACCGCCACCGTGCAGGAGGGCATCGGCACGATGGGCAGCCGCGGGGTCCCCGTCGGCGGCTCGGCGGTGTTCAAGGCGGCCACCAAGGTGCGCGACAAGGCGATCCGCATCGCGGCGCACATGCTGGAGGCCGACGAGTCCGACATCGAGCTCGCCGACGGGCGGTTCTCCGTGCGCGGCGCGCCCGACCAGGGCGTCGACATGGCCGAGGTCGCGGTGCGCGCGTTCAAGCCGCACCTGCTGCCCGACGGCTTCGACCTCGGCCTCGACGAGACGGCGCACCACGAGCCGAGCAACCTGTCCTACCCCTCGGGCGCGCACTGCTGCGTCGTGGAGATCGACCGCGACACCGGCAAGGTCCTCATCCGCCGCTACGTCGCCGTCGACGACTGCGGGGTCGTGATCAACCCGCTGATGGCGAAGGGGCAGATCCACGGCGGCGTCGCGCAGGGCATCGCGCAGGCGCTGATCGAGGAGGTCACCTTCGCGGAGAACGGGCAGCCCGGCACGGGCACGCTCGTCGACTACACGCTCCCGTCGGCGAAGGACCTCCCCCGGTACGAGACCGACCACCTCGTCACGCCGACGAGCTTCAACCCGCTGGGCGCCAAGGGGCTCGGCGAGTCCGGCGCCACCGCGGCGCCCCAGGCCGTCGTGAACGCCGTCGTCGACGCGATGGCCCACCTCGGCGTCCGCTCGATCGACATGCCGTGCACCCCGCAGAAGGTCTGGCGCGTGCTCCAGGCCGCCACCCGGAACGGGAGCTGA
- a CDS encoding cytochrome P450 has protein sequence MQTITLDGYAEVREAYRQHDLEQALYDAGGVVMADSLLVLHGAEHRRRRRVENRLFRRGTFRYWEKAFLRDVVRDTLAPFRAAGRADLLEIGYRTIMSLTAMVAGIDRPTGSDAETDQLYRLAKKFSEGATMVHTTRDPAVVRAEVQAALDDFDRVFLQPSITRRRALLDRFAAGGIDEDDLPRDVLTALLRHGEELGVDEDVVRRECAFYLQAGSHSTADAFSHAADDWFAWAARDPDAADRARRDPALLQRCVYETLRLHPASPVAQRRALAPVTLRGGTEIPEGSFVVLDIAGANRDPRVFDRPEEYDPLREVPADVPRWGHAFGGGMHACIGTELAGGVPAPADPTPEQAHEQVLGTVTLLLDALLTAGARPDPDDPPRRDPHSARDHFAAYPVLFAPG, from the coding sequence ATGCAGACGATCACGCTCGACGGGTACGCCGAGGTCCGCGAGGCCTACCGCCAGCACGACCTGGAGCAGGCCCTCTACGACGCGGGCGGGGTCGTGATGGCCGACAGCCTGCTGGTCCTGCACGGCGCGGAGCACCGCCGCAGGCGCCGCGTGGAGAACCGCCTGTTCCGCCGCGGCACGTTCCGGTACTGGGAGAAGGCGTTCCTGCGCGACGTCGTGCGCGACACGCTCGCCCCGTTCCGCGCCGCGGGCCGCGCCGACCTCCTGGAGATCGGCTACCGCACGATTATGAGCCTGACGGCGATGGTGGCCGGGATCGACCGGCCCACCGGCAGCGACGCGGAGACCGACCAGCTCTACCGCCTCGCCAAGAAGTTCTCCGAGGGCGCCACGATGGTGCACACCACGCGCGACCCCGCCGTCGTGCGCGCCGAGGTGCAGGCCGCGCTCGACGACTTCGACCGCGTCTTCCTGCAGCCCTCGATCACCCGGCGGCGCGCGCTGCTGGACCGGTTCGCCGCCGGCGGGATCGACGAGGACGACCTGCCCCGCGACGTCCTGACCGCGCTGCTGCGCCACGGGGAGGAGCTCGGGGTCGACGAGGACGTGGTGCGCCGCGAGTGCGCGTTCTACCTGCAGGCGGGCTCGCACAGCACCGCCGACGCGTTCAGCCACGCCGCCGACGACTGGTTCGCCTGGGCCGCGCGCGACCCCGACGCCGCCGACCGGGCGCGCCGCGACCCGGCGCTGCTGCAGCGCTGCGTGTACGAGACGCTGCGGCTGCACCCGGCGAGCCCGGTGGCCCAGCGCCGCGCGCTCGCCCCCGTCACGCTGCGCGGGGGCACCGAGATCCCCGAGGGGTCGTTCGTGGTGCTCGACATCGCGGGCGCGAACCGCGACCCGCGGGTCTTCGACCGGCCCGAGGAGTACGACCCGCTGCGCGAGGTCCCGGCCGACGTGCCGCGCTGGGGCCACGCCTTCGGCGGCGGCATGCACGCCTGCATCGGCACCGAGCTCGCCGGCGGCGTCCCCGCCCCGGCGGACCCGACGCCGGAGCAGGCGCACGAGCAGGTGCTCGGCACCGTCACGCTCCTGCTCGACGCCCTGCTCACGGCCGGGGCCCGCCCCGACCCCGACGACCCGCCGCGGCGCGACCCGCACTCGGCGCGCGACCACTTCGCGGCCTACCCGGTGCTGTTCGCACCGGGGTGA